In the genome of Myripristis murdjan chromosome 21, fMyrMur1.1, whole genome shotgun sequence, the window TTTCACTAGTGTCCAGTCAGGGCTGAGAATAACGAGGCCATAGTTCAGAACAGTTGCACGCAAAGTAAGGCCTGGATGGTGATCACCTCAGTATCCTATTAGAGTCCACCAGGGGTAAGACTGATGACAGGCTCCACAGGAGTCCATCCATCTGTAATTCACAGCACAGTGGGTTTAAGCATAACGTTATCAGCTACATAGAGATGTTCCAGGGCTTTTTCTCCTCTTAGTGAGAGTAGAGGATCCAGCAGGCAGGTTTGGGTGAGTTCCTCCAATTGACTAGTTGAGTTTGGCACTGATGCGTATCCACTGAAGAGCCTGTCTGGTGTACTGGACCGCATGAGCAATACTGCTGTGGAGTGTCAATGGTCCAGATACCGTATTCAAGTAGTTGAAGAATTCTGTatggaacaaagaaaacaatgctCTTTAAATACCTATTGCCACAGACTACCACATACATGAACATTTGAtatctttcattttttgtaTGCGTTTTATCTCTGTGTAAACAGCTGATCAAAGTACTGTTTTGAGTAGTTTTTAACCACATGCACTGGTGGACCCAAGAAGCCTCAGACTTCTTCACCTTTACTCTCCTTGGCAAGGTTATCTGCAATTTCCCAGTACTCATAGCTGTACAGGATACTGTTGGTGATATTTAGGTGATTTGCTGCCATCTGGTGGATACGCTGGGGAATGCTGATGAGAGAAGGGGAGGCGCTGCCCCCGTGTGAACCCAGGCTGAGGGATTTGCTGTCTGGTAAGAATGAAGAAGGGGGTCCCCCTGTACCCctgaagaccaaaaaaaaaaaaaaaaaaaaaaaaaaaaggaaaacaaaaaaacatgcataacaggaaggctgtgctcaATCAAATGGACTGGAAAGAGTGGAAATAAATGGATTTCAAGACCTACATAGATCAAGACAAGACGTCAATAAGTTTTTATTAACTCACTTCCCAGAGTCGTTCCACAAGGCGGGTGTATTAGGCACTTTGGGCGAACTCTggaatgccaaaaaataaacaagactcACATCCAAAATCCCATCCTCCcatgttttcattccaacaaACATTGTCCATACAttgaaatgacaatgaaaatgcGTTAAAAATCCTGATAGCTTTGTTTCTATATGAAAGACAAATCAAGTCTGTCTTCTTTGAAAAATACCTTAAAATAGTCCAGCAAAGCTTTAGAGTACTTCAGTGCATGGTCCTTCTTCAAACGAAACATCTGCCAGTAAAGGAGGGCAAGGCATCGGAAACTGTGgacaaacaagcacaattcAAAGAGACTCAGAACAACCACAAATCATGCCCAAAATGAAGGTCCTTCAGGTTGATGACAGATGTGGTATAAACAGAGGAGATGACACACGCACCACAGTACGCCCAGCTGTTTGTCTTCCTGTCTTGCCCCAGGGCCAGAGTGGCTTTTCAGCCTCATAGCGTACCTGCAGACAAAGGACAATTACCTACAAAGCTGCAGCTTATTCATATGCATATGTATTCTCTGTGTTTCACTCAAGCTTTGTATCTGTTTATACATGCAAGGGACTCAGTGTGATTCACCTAATAAGCTCCACTGTCTCTGAGTACATGGTATAAGGAGACTTGGCCTCAAGCGGCCCCTCCTCCATGGCTTTCCCGCACTCCATGAATGAGAGAGCAGCATCAACATAATTCACAGCCTTCCCCAGCTTGTCCACCTGGAAAGGAGACAGGCAAGGATGGGAGAGAAATATGGAAGAGTAGTGAAAATCAATAATACTACCACATCCCATCTTCCTTCACTGTTGACAGTGTGTATATTCTTGGATGGTAGAAAAGACAGAAGACTTGCCATGGCATCTGCCCGGTGCTTCATCCTCTTGGCCTCATGCATGTAGTACTCAGCGTGGTGTGGgctggaaagagagacaggcagacagagaagatTTGCAGCTtcagcaagacaaaaaaaattcccacaTGGCTGGAAAAAGTGTGTATATCTGTCCAATAATGTGCAACGTTGGACTCTGCGGACTCGATGAATGTGATCACTCACGTTTCTTGGCTAGGTATGGTCTTGTGTCCTCCTGGCTGTCTCATAGGTGGGGCCCAGGACTCAGACACCATCTGAGGCTGTGCCGGCACTCCTACATACTCCAACTCCATCTTTGGCTGGGTTAAGAGggtaaaaatagattaaataaGCCAAAACACTGCAAGTGATGGGAGCTGGAATGGTCcaagttgtttttgtctttcttttttgaccTACCTTTAGAGCAGAGTCACTGCTCTTGTCTCTTTCCTTGTGGGTGTGGGAGTGATGCTGCtctaaatgttgtgtttttaaggAGGGCTTGGTAGGCTCGGGATTGTCAGACAGTGGTGACAGGGGAGACAGTGGTCTCTTACCGTCTAAGTATTCCTCCAAGtatctgcaaacacacacacccatatgcatgcacacaaacacacacataaataatagATATTAACCTACTTGATGTAACAGTTTGAATTCATATGTGTTCATGagggtgcatgtgcatgcaggAGAAAAATGGTGTGCAATGTGCTCTCACCCATTGGGAACAGTCTCAGTTGCAAGGTGGCGTGGAGGCTTCTGAGGTGAGGACTCTGTCTGGCCAGAAGGGTCGTTTGAATAAGAGATGCTCCTCTTGCTTTCTCTATGTGACACACCATTCTCTGactggtgacacacacacacacacacaagcatgcttTCAATGACAAACCTACACTGGCACTGTCTGCATGCAGCATTTACAGACAGTTTGATCACATCGTGTTCAAAAGAGGAGAGATACGATTGAGTATGCAAACTACCTTACGTTTCCTTTTGCTATCTCTATTCACCGTCTCGGGGGTACTCAAGTGTTTCATGGCCTCTCTCTGATTGGTCTTggctgatgaagaggaagatgaagatgatgaggtgTGTTTATGAATGGCACCAGTAGTGGTGTCTGGGACCCTTTTGAGAAGACAGAGGTCTATCTGCACCACCAGGTTTTTAAGCCCTCGTTGGGAAGGGGCTGTGGCCTGTTCACTACGCCCAAATGGGACCAAGGTGTAGAGTTTCTGCTTTCCCTCACTCTGCTGTCCTTTGCACGGATTCTCTGAGGCAGGTACTCTGGGATAAACCACCTTTGGCCTGTTGTCTTTGGGTCTTCCCGGGTCCTGCTGCCCTCTCTTGGGAGTGAGTTTCTTGTGGGATGTGGAGTCCGCTGGAACTTTGGTGATGTTATCCTGATATTCAGATTCAGAGTCTgaacctgaagaagaagaggaagaggaagaggaggaggaggatataaTACAAGGAGTCGGGGAGTGTGAACGCTGAGGTGAAGGGTCTGGCTGtgattctctctcctcctcgctTCTGCCTCTCACTCTACCCCTCACTTCTGTCCTCCCCTGGTGGTGTGAGTCTCCCTGTAGGTAGTGCCGCTCGGTGTTGGTATGAGGTCTCTGTTTGGGCTGGACTGCCTGCCATtcgcctctctgctgctgctccctcctcctcctcctcttcgccTCTCTttcagcctcctctctcctcctctgcttctctattgcttcctcctcctcctcttcgtctgAACTCTGGATCCAGGGACGTCTCAGTAGCTGCTCCTCCGCCAGTCTCttgtcttcttttctctccgGTTTCTCCCGCTGTTTCTCCCTATATCTGTCCTCTGGCTGTTTCTCCCTAAATCTGTCCTCTGGCTGTTTCTCCCTAAATCTGTCCTCTTGCTGTTTCTCACTAAAGCTGCCCTCTTGCTTTTTCTCCCTAAATCTGTCCCCTTGCTGTTTCTCCCTATAtctgtcctcttttctctctcgttttctctcctctgcctggGTCAGAGTAGCTCCTCTGTGGTCAGTTTCCTGTTCCTTAGATTGGGGtttcttctgtggtgttttaGTTTGAGGGGCTtgagcaggagctgcagctggagccTCCCAAGACCTGGCTTTAAGTTTTAGGCTGGGGCTTGATCTAGAGTTAGACACAGTACCAGAATTGGAAGCAGTTTTAGAGGTAGACTGAGAATGAATACTGTGACCAGGGTTGCCGCTGGTTTCACGAGTAGAGGCTGTGGGAGCTAAGTGCTTTGCTCTTGTGGGGCTACTTTGCGAGCTAGGTTGAAATAAAGGCCTGGGATTGTGGTTGGAGTTGTGGTTGGGTCTGCTGCCTTGGATTTGCTCAGATTTTGAAGGGTGTTTGACTTTGGGAGTTGAAGCAAGCTGTTTAGAGCTTGGATGAAAATTAGACTTAGGTCTAGATTTGTGGTTGTGATGCTGATTGGAGCTTATAACTGGAGATGCTTTGTCTTTGATCTTGGATTTGCTTTGACTTTGGTCTTGATCCTGTGTGGGTTTACTCTTGGGCCTGTGTTGAGGAGGTGGCTGAGTACAGGGGCTATTCCTTGGCTTGTTTTTGATATCAGCGTTGGGCACAGGAGCAACCCATGGCCTAATTTTTGTCCTGTGGGGGCTGGTTGTTTGGCTGGGCTGTGTTTGGGTCCGTTGCTGAGGACTCTGAACTTGGCGGTAGCGACGAGGGCTGGAAGGAGGAAGACTGGGACTGGGGCTTTTTGGGGGGTGTCTGGGTATAGGACTAGGGCTGCGGCTTGCTCCTGGGCTCCCAGATGGGCTGAAGCAAACACTCAGAACTGGGCTGGGGACAGCACTGTGCCTCGGGCTAGGGCTGGGACTTGGACAAGTACTGGGGAATGGGCTGGGGCTGGGACAGAAGCTGTAACCAGGACTAGGCAGAGGACTGTTGTGGCTGTAATTGAACTGTGGGCTGGGAATAGGGCTTTGGCTGGGGCTGTATTCCTGACTGTTGTCCCAAGACCTAGCTGGAGATGGGGCTCTGTGGGTATGTGGAGAGGGCAAGCGTCCTGGAATGCTCTGGGTGGGATCCTGTTcaccgctggcagattttttccggGCCTTCTTGAGCCACTTGTCCAACTGCCACTGGGCGGTAGAGGGGTGATCTGTCTGAGAaagcacagaggaaacacacttGCATGAATACAGGTGTTAATACTTTACTATGTTAATACAAAGATTAAAATGCCTCTTTACAAATAGATTTGTAATATGGAGCCTGACAAATACACATTTCCCCTCACATACTAATGAAAGGAAGGACTGAGATAAAAAGAGACTTTAAGTTTACACCAGAACCTGCCGGAAATTACACAAACAATTGTAAACATAAGACAACAGCTGTACATAGAGATTCAATCAACtaaaatgtacacaaaacacattGCTAACTCAGTAGATGGTCCTGCTTTAAAATTGGAAACACTCTTCAAATGAGAAGTCTGGATTTTTACTGCAGTCTTTACACTGTCATTTCAATAACGACTCCGGCTAACAGCATAATTTCAACTCAGAACTTACTGTATAGTCTCACTCCTGTTGCTCAAGTATCCACATCTGTGCTTACAGTAGCTCAACCCCCCTCCAATTACTGCAAATGACTCATGTACTGTTTGCTTAACAACTGGCTGGGTAACCATGAGAATAAAAAGAACATGAGAGGGCGCAAAGAAGTTTTTACTCAAATAAAATTGCATGAGGATACTCACGGCTGCAGAGCAAACTTCTTTCCTGCTCCCGCTTtccttctctctatctctttcgcTCTTGGCTGACCAGAGCTAAATTAAACCTCTAGTCCTCAAGCCAAACAGTGACCCCCTCCCCACATCCCTCGCCCTCTTTCCAGAGGAGACACTGCATCTCTTGTACCGTCtctgctcccctccctctctctttctatccctccttctttctctccctcctcctccctacCTGGAACTCTGGAGCTGCTGCCTCCAAAGCTCCAACCCCCATCTCTTGCTTGAGAGACACTGAAACACTCCACATAGATGAAAAACACATGTTGCACCCCCCCTCCTCACTCCTTCTCTATAGGGCCCCAATATAGTGAATGTTCAGTAATAGAGCCAGCTATGCCACACAGGGCCTTCCATTCATAAAAGAAGACCATGTCTCCCTTCCTTGACTCTCCACACAGCAAACGCTTCAAGCCAGCCTCTGACCCACTCCACAATACTACACACCTCCAATGTTATGGGTCCACCGCACCCAACTGTGCAGCGTACAGGTCTGCGGTGCAGTGTGGAACCCGTTACGCCATTCAAGAGTTATCTGACATCAAGCGGTTCAAATACAATGCAGCTCACGTTCTCGAGCGTGCCACTGTTGTGCTGAAAGAGGTTATGTTAACCGCTGATGAAATGGTAGCACGAAACAGAATCTGGGTGACTTCCACCTCCCAAGGGCTTTCCTCTTTAAGACTCGCCTTGTTGACATGACACCAAGGCTCTAATTCCTGAAGATCCCCCCCCTCCCTGCGCTCCTTTCCGACTCACATGCATTCCTAATTCCTCTGTCCCTCCCCCCACCTGCCCTCAACTGCCTCTGTGCCGCTCCCTGTGGAGAATTAACCTGAAGgcacaaaaaacagaattggACAGAGACAGCGACAAATGCACAGGGTAGATAGAAAGATAAGAAGAGGCAGCTGCTTGGCATCATTACCTCCTTGGTGCACCGGGGCTCTGTGTTCGCAGGTGACCCGGGATCGGAGTGACTTTCCGGGCTCGGGCTCCGGGAATGCCGGCTACTGCTTTCTGACTCACCAGAAGAGTCTGAGCCCGAGGAGTCGGAGCTGGAATGTCTCACCCGCCCGCCATGTGTGTGTCCGCGCTGTGCTGACAGGCTGTCAGTCAACACACGCAAACACCAGAGAGGGGTCATCTTACGTGCATAGCCATGTGGAGCACACTcttgcacacagaaacacaaatgcacagacacccacacacactggtgctattcctttaaaaaatattttcttaatcCTGACACAGATTACACATAGAtcatacacacctacacacacacacacacacacaaacacactgacaagacacatgcataaacatacCTGTGCCCATCCCAGGAAGCTGACTCATGCGTGGCCTTCAGGGAAACAAAACATAAGACAGAAACTTAACATCcatgacaataaaacacagagcagcttcCTATCCTTTCTGCCTCACCCGTTCTTTGTTTTCTATCACCCACTGTGCTAATCTACCTGTGTATGGGTGTGCCCTGGTTAACACTACCAGAGAAAACGATCCTGCAAAATGACTTGCTAAACACTCCAGTCATGGTCCCACGGTTTTATTGACATTCCCTCCACTTTCGTTCTCTGAAATTCCCTCCCTCATTCCCACTGtagacagaaaagaaagtagGCAGGCATGGTTAACTGAGGTCACCGGTGCTAAAGAGGAAACGGTTAACATCACGGGAATGCCACTGTATATTCAAAGCAGGCCGAAATGTCACGATGATTTTCTGACTGCAGGGAAAGATATGTAGAGTCCACCTGCCCTGTCAGTGTCGTCCTCATCACTGCTCAGCTTCAGGTCATCAGCAAGCATGCTGGaagataaaaacacactgtcagggaaaaaaaaacaaaaaaaacaaaacaaaacacacacacacagagagagagagagagagagagagagcgagagagagagacaccaaaGAAGATTTCCAACAACTTCAGGCTATTTTGAGAATGAGCCTTCTCGTCATCATTAACCAAACcacaatacaaaaaagaaagaaagaaaaaaaagaaaaaagaaagaaaaaaaaagaaaatataaggATTTCAAACTTTAAAACTGGAATTAGGAACATATACGTACGCATACAAGGGAAGGGCCTTGAACTTTGACCAACCTCACGCAGAAAGTGCAGAGGTGTGTATGAAAAATGCCCACAAATACTGAAGTAAGCGGCATAAACAATACAGGGTGCATAGTTAGACAGCGCCGAGTATCTGTACCGCCTGACCGAGGTACAAGTCACTTCCCATCCAAAAGACCAAGTCGACCCCTCCggttgaaaaatgaatgaggcGGGTGGAGCGCCTACGTGCCTGCAGTCACCCGCAACAAAACCTACAGACACAATCCAGATTATTTCTCAAAGCAGGCTGGTACAGACTTTTCTCCCACTGAGCAGGATCGTACTTCCGATTCAGTCAGATTTCCCGGTCGAGTGCAACTCTCCGGCAGATGAGCCAGCCTCTCATCTCATTGGAAAAACGAAAGTGAAACTTCAATTTCTACGCGTTCAGGGTTTGTAAACAGCAGGCCAATCCTCAGTTATCGCAGATGTGAAAAAATGCAGTCACGAAGTTAACACGAGTCGTGCGGAGGTCTGCATGTCTTGACCAGCGGACACAGAAGGGTGGGTaataactctaaccctaaccccacagCTTTCTGTTTACTAAATGCTTTTCTGCTTGTAAACTGCGACTCTAACTGTGTTTAGCCTACATTTGTAAACACAGTGTGATAAATTATTTGTATCTACCTCTCCTGTTTTCATCCCCAGATAATAAAGGAACCATTCAATCTTGAAAATGCAGGCAGTAAATCTCAGAACATTGTTAGAAACCCAGACTGGCCtatcaaaacagacaaaatatgaaatataacaataataatgataatattttaaacagtaATGATGGGATTAATTCCAAATTAAGTTTGATTCCAAGGGAAAAATGTTTCCtgaaaccaaacagaaaaaaatctttcaaaaacaagTCAGATCCTCAAAATCATACCTACATTGCAAGCAAAGTTACTTAGATGATTAACTTTAGAAGTAACCCATAAGGTGTCCATACCAGGAATATATTTATTGTTCTGTTTCTTCAACTGGATTGCAATCCTTTTTCAAAATTTCCACATTCTCAATAAAATGTCCTCTTCCAAATATTTTGCTGCGTatttaatgtaataaaactGGTGTTATCTAACACAGGCTGTGTAAAACGGTGAGATGGTGCTACGGCATTGGAACATGTGCATCTTGTTAAAAAGAGGATGTAAAGGATGAACACGTCGGCCTCCACTGACAGTTTTGTATAATGTCACCTCACCTCTGACCTGTTCGCATGTGATGTCAGCTGAAAACACTCAATCTGTCAGCTGAGCAGATTGACCCCAGCTTCCCCCTGTGCCTCCTTTGACTGGCCCTCTGTCCTTAATGCTCTTCTTCACAGCCATACAGTGTACAATACTGATGTTTTGTGCCTTAATTTCAATGAAGCTGATGTGAACGAGTCAGGTATGTGCATGATGTGTCTCGTGCATGATGTATctacagtctgtgtgcgcgacACTGCCCCAGCTCAGGTTTGATGACCTCCGATCATGTTTCCCCATGTCCCACTTACGATTTGTGAGGCGCCACGTGAGGGTGACGGTTCATTCGCAGCTGAACATCACAccgagctgagagagagagcgagagagcgagaatgacagaaaaaagaataGCAAGAGATCAGCAATAAACAAAGACACTAATATATTGTAAATAATTGCACATATTAGGCATGTGTACTTATCAGACAGTGAATACATACATTGCCTTTGCTGCGTGGTGTGCTGCCTTGCATCCTTGAGGAAGATAGAAAACATTAAATAGGGACTAAAACTATTTAAAGGGTTCATCATCTACCATAAAAACTGAAACacatacactcaaacacacacacacatacacacaccttagGGTTGTAGAGGATTCTCTGGGCCTGGTTACCCCCTAAGGCTTGCCGGGACGGCCAGGACTGAGTCATGTCCTGCATAACAGAGGGGGTCAAAGTTCAACTGGGTGAGGTCACGGAGATTGATGGGGTTCACAAACATGAAACGAAACCGTTCTAAGGCATAAAGATAAGTACGACTCGGAGGCTGTGAAGTTGCCACGCATACAGTAAACAGGCAGCTTCATTTAACAGCTGACTCTTATTACCAGCACTGTTTCTCACCACtagggggagtgtgtgtgagtgtgaatatgGGTTAGGTTTAGAGCCTCTACTGTATCGCCTGAGAGATGTGAATTACATGCTTGGCGTCTGGGATTGGGAGTGTGTGCTTTTTTCAAACAGATTCTTGGCCTGTTGTGTCTCCTCTCAGGCGCTTTGAGCATCTGATATGTGATACATGTGCTAACAGATGCTCTCTATCAACATTTTAGGACTTTGTTTTATAAAGTGTATGTGTACATGGATGTACATGCACATTTATGGATTGAGTGGTAGCTCACATGTTAGAGAGGCAGGGCCAGTTTGAATTTCCACACTGACAAGTAAAATCTGGGTAGAAAAGATGAATGAGAAACACTGTCCCTTCCCTCATCAATCACTGCCAAGTTTGCCTCGAGCAAGGCACCTAATCGGGAGGCAACAGAAGTCTGTgtttgtactgggcagctcccacgtgtgaatgtgtgaataaGAAGCTGGCCATTGTTGAAAACCCTGTTCAGTAAACTttctgagaataaaaaaaaaggttttaaaaagaaggaatagaaacacagaaaaagaaaagaatcacaGAAAACATGTGCGAGgaactgtgttttgttttttaaaaaaaatactttaatgcAGTGAAAGCTTAATGTTCATACACTAAAACTTATGTACTGTGTAATAAAAACCTGCGTGATGGATGACAAGAGGGCATGTCACCAGGAAGCAAGTTTCAAGTGTCCAACATGTCTCTTTTGAATGGGATGTGCTGTTCCATGCCTCAAAACCTCGTTTTACAGGTTTTGATTCTCAGAAGGTGTGGTGACATGCTATGATTTCTTCTTTCCCAGGGAAACAAATTGGACGGAATTGCAGGGAAAAGCGCCCGCCCTTTGCACAACATATCATCTGCCCTACATgtcaacacattcacacacgacATAACATGATGATGAAAATCAGCCACCTGGATGAGCAACTTCAGTACGTGCTAGTCAGAGGGCACGCAGGAGCTAAATGACTATGAGGAAACAGAGAAGACTGAGAGCGGTGCATGCTGGCCTCAGCCACGTCAAACGGCTTGATCAACTGATGCTTTTAGCTTTTGAATAGTCTCATCTCTTTATGTGTCATTGCATAGAGCTGTTTTGATAGCTTTTCATGCACTAATGGTGTCTGCGCTTGCGTCTGCCTTTCATTTTGTTGTATCTGCTAGGCAGAATTTGGTATTGGTATCCTCAGAGGTATCTTATTGCTATTATTAGTCATTTCAGTTCTGATAAGTACACATTACAAAATACACAGATAATTGTTGCATATATAACCAGATTTGGTGGAATTACTGGCCACTGCCAGGCATGCATGAGAGggactgtgtttctgtttgtgcgggtctatgtgtgcatttgtatgcatgtgtgtcattGTTTTCCCTGAGGGCAGAGAAGACTTTGATGACTGTAGATAATCGCCCGGGCAATTATGAAACTCTGCCCAGTGTGGTATCTTTTATTTGTCATATCTGCACAGCGCTCAGGAGGAAACTAGCCACATGGAGAGGGAGCTCTGGATCCACAGCGCATTGTCTCTGCTTCTGCTTTGATTACAATCTCTGCTCATTAGATTGCCCACAGTCTTGCTCAGACAGCCCAGGCCCCGCGGATGCTGAGAAAACAAGACGATtttgtagcattttaacatgaTTTACAGTGGTTCCCAAGCTGTTATGTAACGTGGAAGCATGGGGCtgccatgtgtctgtgtgcgtgtgtgtgtgggtgtaacCATGGTTGGGTGAGGGAGGGCAGGAGGTGGCTTGACCGGTGAAACACGGGGCAAGTTCTGGAAAAGGTCATGTTTTATCAGCTCTGATgcttcagtgtttgtgtatgtgtgtgtgtatgtgtgtgtgtgtgtgtgtgtgtgtgtgtgtgtgtgtctgggggagggaagggagggttATTACAGATCAGGATGTGTGATAACAGAGACGGAACTCCAGTCGTGCTGCTGCAGTCTAAAATAATCTTTAATGGGAGTCTGCTCTGAGGAACATGCcccatttcattcattcagccagAGGCACTCGTGACACAACGCATAGCGCGTTTCAGTCTAGTGAACCTGGCAGATGACTCTAAAGCGTCTCTTTTCCGCTCCTCTTTCTCACTCCTCCAACCCTCTAATCCCTGGAGGGCAAGTGTTTCCTCCCCCTGCTCATCCTTTCACTTGattatctctcctctcctccaccagtCACCAAGGACACATCACCAACTCTCACCCCCTTCTCCTCCAACAAAAACAAGGCCTCCCAGGTGGAGCGTTATGTGTTGctatcttcctcctccccctcatccCCATCCCCTGCATCTCTATTCTTTTCCTtggctccctctctgtcccacaCATGAATGTGGCCCTGTAACGGGCCACATGGACCAGTGACGGGCTGTGGTTACACACAAGTCCTCAACGTCTCAAGCCTCCAACATCACATGAAAAGAGAGCAGACAACTGGGACACTGATTACAGACTAAGATGTAGACGAGATGCAGCTGGTGTTTCTTTCACTAAGCGATGACACATCCAACTCccaaataaaatagaaatagagCCTCTTAAAAACtactcaaaacacaaacagaggtaGAATGAAgcataaaaactgcaaaaacaagaaacagcaCTCTCGGTCTAAATACAGACATGGCTGAGTCATTTATGGAGCATAGGCTTTAAATAAGTGCACAAGTTCAGAGTCAGTATTAGCGCGGGCGAAATTGATATAATCAATTATCACAATATATTCGACAGAATACTTTGATATTGacattgtgatgatattgcaAGAGTCAGCAACAGTTGGTACTTTCATAATATATTAACACACAACAGATTTTTGCTAAATAATCGTTAGTATTTTGGATATGATGACCGAGCAGGTAGAGATAAATAACAGAGCAGCCACAACACTCTAagaagttcaagttcaaattgcatccctttactgtgatgcagcctttaaaaccagaaaaggatgatacttatgccatatcacaatattacagtatCCAAAGTTGCAGCCACTATCTGGTCTCACATTAAGATATTGATGCAATATTGATTAAGCCCTAATTGCTACCATTGCTACTATTACTCctaccatcaccaccatcaacaATAATATCAATGATTATAATGATGTTAGcattt includes:
- the aff3 gene encoding AF4/FMR2 family member 3, which produces MPTVLGGKGKLSIVCFQPRCASSQVTRSQHNSCAKDILGDMTQSWPSRQALGGNQAQRILYNPKDARQHTTQQRQSRCDVQLRMNRHPHVAPHKSMLADDLKLSSDEDDTDRATHESASWDGHSLSAQRGHTHGGRVRHSSSDSSGSDSSGESESSSRHSRSPSPESHSDPGSPANTEPRCTKETDHPSTAQWQLDKWLKKARKKSASGEQDPTQSIPGRLPSPHTHRAPSPARSWDNSQEYSPSQSPIPSPQFNYSHNSPLPSPGYSFCPSPSPFPSTCPSPSPSPRHSAVPSPVLSVCFSPSGSPGASRSPSPIPRHPPKSPSPSLPPSSPRRYRQVQSPQQRTQTQPSQTTSPHRTKIRPWVAPVPNADIKNKPRNSPCTQPPPQHRPKSKPTQDQDQSQSKSKIKDKASPVISSNQHHNHKSRPKSNFHPSSKQLASTPKVKHPSKSEQIQGSRPNHNSNHNPRPLFQPSSQSSPTRAKHLAPTASTRETSGNPGHSIHSQSTSKTASNSGTVSNSRSSPSLKLKARSWEAPAAAPAQAPQTKTPQKKPQSKEQETDHRGATLTQAEERKRERKEDRYREKQQGDRFREKKQEGSFSEKQQEDRFREKQPEDRFREKQPEDRYREKQREKPERKEDKRLAEEQLLRRPWIQSSDEEEEEEAIEKQRRREEAEREAKRRRRREQQQRGEWQAVQPKQRPHTNTERHYLQGDSHHQGRTEVRGRVRGRSEEERESQPDPSPQRSHSPTPCIISSSSSSSSSSSSGSDSESEYQDNITKVPADSTSHKKLTPKRGQQDPGRPKDNRPKVVYPRVPASENPCKGQQSEGKQKLYTLVPFGRSEQATAPSQRGLKNLVVQIDLCLLKRVPDTTTGAIHKHTSSSSSSSSSAKTNQREAMKHLSTPETVNRDSKRKRKSENGVSHRESKRSISYSNDPSGQTESSPQKPPRHLATETVPNGYLEEYLDGKRPLSPLSPLSDNPEPTKPSLKTQHLEQHHSHTHKERDKSSDSALKPKMELEYVGVPAQPQMVSESWAPPMRQPGGHKTIPSQETPHHAEYYMHEAKRMKHRADAMVDKLGKAVNYVDAALSFMECGKAMEEGPLEAKSPYTMYSETVELIRYAMRLKSHSGPGARQEDKQLGVLCFRCLALLYWQMFRLKKDHALKYSKALLDYFKSSPKVPNTPALWNDSGKGTGGPPSSFLPDSKSLSLGSHGGSASPSLISIPQRIHQMAANHLNITNSILYSYEYWEIADNLAKESKEFFNYLNTVSGPLTLHSSIAHAVQYTRQALQWIRISAKLN